In Paenibacillus thermoaerophilus, the following proteins share a genomic window:
- a CDS encoding cysteine-rich CWC family protein codes for MSEPRYTNTRLCPLCGQDNRCGYEAGLPIEACWCYRSGPIPGELRARVPEEKRGSCICEACLEQFRREHEDH; via the coding sequence ATGTCCGAACCTCGGTACACGAATACCCGACTATGCCCGCTGTGCGGACAGGACAACCGGTGCGGCTATGAAGCCGGCCTGCCCATCGAGGCCTGCTGGTGCTACCGGTCCGGCCCGATTCCGGGCGAACTGCGCGCGCGGGTTCCCGAAGAAAAGCGGGGGTCCTGCATATGCGAAGCCTGTCTGGAGCAATTTCGGCGCGAACATGAGGATCATTGA
- a CDS encoding CapA family protein produces the protein MTIAAVGDLLMKRTIIQAARRTGSDSYSFAPLFAGVAPYLRKADLTIGNLETTFSGRDPSGRYERRSRRTGNPLFNCPDELAGDLKRAGFDVLTTANNHSMDGGASGLRRTLAVLDRHGIRHTGTSRSAQESRRYLIVRAKGIRVGILSYTTGTNSIPVPKPWLVNRIRTGRILADMAYLRKRTDLLVVCLHFGLEYHRVPNARQKRLVRLLFKHGAHVILGAHPHVLQPVVFRKTTDIRGELRHRVAAYSLGNFVSTRLKKNPHTIRAMILRITVVKNRRGISDIVRIARTPTQVRRVRMKGRTAFRVVPAQH, from the coding sequence ATGACGATAGCCGCAGTAGGCGACCTGTTGATGAAGAGGACCATCATCCAAGCGGCGAGGCGAACCGGTTCGGATTCCTATTCGTTTGCTCCTCTGTTTGCCGGCGTCGCCCCGTATTTGCGCAAGGCCGATCTGACGATCGGCAATCTGGAGACGACGTTTTCCGGACGTGACCCGAGCGGCCGGTACGAACGCAGGAGCAGACGGACAGGCAATCCGCTGTTCAACTGCCCGGATGAACTGGCCGGCGATTTGAAGCGAGCCGGCTTCGACGTGCTGACGACGGCGAACAATCACAGCATGGACGGAGGCGCTTCCGGCTTGCGGCGGACGTTGGCGGTTCTCGACCGGCACGGTATTCGTCACACGGGAACGAGCCGGTCGGCCCAGGAATCCCGACGATACCTGATCGTCCGCGCCAAAGGGATCCGCGTCGGCATCTTGTCCTACACGACCGGAACCAACTCCATTCCGGTGCCCAAGCCTTGGCTCGTCAACCGGATCCGGACCGGGAGGATCTTGGCGGATATGGCGTATCTGAGAAAACGGACGGATCTGCTCGTCGTATGCCTTCATTTCGGGCTGGAATACCATCGGGTTCCCAACGCCAGGCAGAAAAGACTCGTCCGGCTGCTGTTCAAGCACGGGGCCCACGTCATTCTGGGTGCGCATCCGCATGTGCTGCAGCCCGTCGTGTTCCGGAAGACGACAGACATCCGCGGAGAGCTGCGGCATCGCGTTGCCGCCTACTCGCTCGGCAATTTTGTGTCTACCCGTCTGAAGAAAAATCCGCATACGATACGCGCGATGATTCTGCGGATAACGGTCGTCAAAAATCGCCGCGGGATTTCGGACATCGTCCGCATCGCCCGTACGCCCACCCAGGTTCGCCGCGTCCGCATGAAGGGGAGAACCGCCTTCCGGGTGGTTCCCGCGCAACATTGA
- a CDS encoding glycosyltransferase, whose translation MITVSLCMIVRNEEEVLARCLDSVADLVDEIVIVDTGSTDKTKEIAARYTDRIFDFEWIDDFAAARNYSFSLATQSYIMWLDADDLLFEKDREKFRQLKQTLDPRYDSVVMEYHLAFDDAGNPTAGSRRNRLVKRSKGYRWVSPIHEYLDVSDGNLYLTDIAVSHKRVGDHSARNMRIFKEKIVAEGKLEGRNLFYYANELADAGQYEEASELYQRYLSGPVDYPEDHMMACSKLAECYHNLGQPVRKLESLLMAFKYDKPRADFCCWIGYCFEAEGHYATAIYWYETALKLEKPLFHMGVQNLVCWTWMPHVQLCICYAKLGELQKAYEHNEQALSYLPEDANLLSNKRKLEAALAGKAQAGGAAGGEEPPC comes from the coding sequence ATGATCACCGTCAGCTTGTGCATGATTGTCCGGAATGAAGAGGAAGTGCTGGCACGCTGTCTCGATTCGGTCGCGGACCTTGTCGACGAGATCGTCATCGTCGATACCGGATCGACGGACAAGACGAAAGAAATCGCCGCCCGGTACACCGACCGGATCTTCGATTTCGAATGGATCGACGATTTTGCGGCCGCCCGCAACTATTCGTTCAGTTTGGCGACCCAGTCTTACATTATGTGGCTGGACGCCGACGATCTGCTGTTCGAGAAAGACCGGGAAAAGTTCAGGCAACTGAAGCAAACGCTTGACCCCCGCTACGATTCGGTCGTGATGGAATACCATCTCGCCTTCGACGATGCCGGCAATCCGACGGCGGGGTCCCGGCGCAACCGCCTCGTCAAGCGCTCCAAGGGCTACCGTTGGGTGAGCCCGATCCACGAATATCTGGATGTGTCCGACGGCAATTTGTATTTGACCGACATCGCGGTCTCCCACAAGCGGGTCGGCGATCATTCCGCCCGGAACATGCGTATTTTCAAGGAGAAAATCGTCGCCGAAGGGAAGCTGGAAGGCCGGAATCTGTTCTATTACGCCAACGAGCTGGCCGATGCCGGACAATACGAGGAAGCGAGCGAGCTGTATCAACGTTATTTGAGCGGCCCCGTCGATTATCCGGAGGATCATATGATGGCTTGCAGCAAGCTGGCCGAATGCTACCACAACTTGGGCCAGCCGGTGCGGAAATTGGAGAGTCTTCTGATGGCGTTCAAATACGATAAACCGCGCGCCGACTTCTGCTGCTGGATCGGTTACTGCTTCGAAGCGGAGGGCCATTACGCTACGGCGATCTATTGGTACGAGACGGCCCTGAAGCTGGAGAAGCCGCTCTTTCATATGGGCGTGCAAAATCTGGTCTGCTGGACGTGGATGCCGCATGTGCAGTTGTGCATCTGCTACGCCAAACTCGGAGAGCTGCAGAAGGCTTACGAGCATAACGAACAAGCGCTGTCCTATCTGCCGGAGGACGCCAATCTGCTCAGCAACAAACGGAAGCTCGAGGCGGCGCTTGCGGGCAAGGCGCAGGCCGGCGGAGCGGCGGGCGGAGAAGAGCCGCCATGTTGA
- a CDS encoding methyltransferase domain-containing protein, with the protein MLTSIVLVTYNKLDYTKQCIDSVRKHTEPGSYELIVVDNGSADGTAEWLGEQPDIRTIGNGFNAGFPKACNQGLALARGELLLLLNNDTLVTANWLEGLKRALLSDPSVGAVGPVTNYASYWTAIPVPYRTMDEMEQFAVSFNRTDPAKWEERVKLIGYCLLIRREAYEKTGAFDERFGVGNFEDDDYGLRLRLAGYKLLLCGDTFIHHYGSVSFGENSARFERTLADNAVKFAAKWGFHPVQGTAIRTDVLDVIEREVRPGAPLTVLEIGCGCGATLLRMRHRYPGSKLYGVERLETASRIAAACGIEMFRTARPEDWPIAENSLDGVLIGDWHALADTDAGWWARLLRKLKPGGWLLACFPNRSFFRYAKLSPELSNKLRIGDMYTPEEAKRSLAQQGLAVSSLTIVTDHRTAEDEAELNRIAAAVPGTGREELAAAYFIAFGRKPAALQQSGDGAASARPAATALTAPPVKEQNDVAFTGERLILNPFVMANLPDVYEEHLRRYELAGSLVADLHVLDAACGAGYGSLMLRNAGAASVTGIDIDAATIDRAKLDYSRDGVTFVQGDVLRLPFPDGLFDAVVSFETIEHIADGAAWIREAARVLKDDGLFIVSTPNRAVTNASLYFEEQPANPHHMFEYRTSELVGELLQEFRIEELYGQSWFDDSRFAAMRWLRDANGQQPDREAGRRTPDTGSRPIPFRTYKSSEPTYVIAVCRKKPRSVRR; encoded by the coding sequence ATGTTGACCAGCATCGTGCTTGTCACCTACAACAAGCTGGATTATACGAAGCAATGCATCGACAGTGTCAGGAAACACACGGAGCCGGGCAGCTACGAGCTGATCGTCGTCGACAACGGTTCCGCGGACGGAACCGCCGAGTGGCTGGGGGAGCAACCCGATATCCGGACGATCGGGAACGGGTTCAATGCCGGTTTTCCGAAGGCGTGCAATCAAGGTCTGGCGCTTGCGCGGGGCGAGCTGCTCCTGCTGCTCAACAACGATACGCTTGTCACGGCCAACTGGCTCGAAGGATTGAAGAGAGCGCTGCTGAGCGACCCTTCGGTCGGAGCGGTCGGGCCGGTTACGAATTATGCGTCCTACTGGACAGCCATCCCCGTGCCGTACCGGACGATGGACGAGATGGAACAGTTCGCCGTCTCGTTCAATCGGACCGACCCCGCCAAGTGGGAGGAGCGCGTCAAGCTGATCGGCTACTGCCTGCTGATCAGGCGAGAGGCGTACGAGAAGACGGGAGCCTTCGACGAACGCTTCGGCGTCGGCAACTTCGAGGACGACGATTACGGCCTGCGCCTCCGGCTGGCCGGCTACAAGCTGCTGCTCTGCGGCGATACGTTCATTCACCATTACGGCAGCGTATCGTTCGGAGAGAACTCGGCCCGGTTCGAACGCACCCTGGCCGACAACGCCGTCAAGTTCGCCGCCAAGTGGGGCTTCCACCCGGTGCAGGGCACCGCCATCCGAACCGACGTGCTCGATGTGATCGAGCGGGAGGTGCGGCCCGGCGCCCCCCTGACCGTCCTGGAGATCGGCTGCGGATGCGGCGCGACGCTGCTGCGGATGCGGCACCGGTATCCCGGTTCGAAGCTGTACGGCGTCGAGCGCCTCGAGACGGCGTCGCGCATCGCCGCTGCGTGCGGCATTGAAATGTTCCGCACCGCGCGTCCCGAGGACTGGCCGATCGCGGAAAACTCGCTCGACGGCGTCCTGATTGGCGATTGGCACGCGTTGGCGGATACCGATGCGGGCTGGTGGGCCCGGCTGCTCCGCAAGCTGAAGCCGGGAGGCTGGCTGTTGGCCTGCTTCCCGAACCGAAGCTTTTTCCGTTATGCCAAGCTGTCCCCGGAGCTGTCGAACAAGCTGCGCATCGGCGACATGTACACGCCGGAAGAAGCGAAGCGGTCTTTGGCGCAACAGGGACTGGCGGTTAGCAGCTTGACGATCGTGACGGATCACCGGACCGCGGAGGACGAAGCCGAGCTGAACCGGATCGCCGCCGCGGTCCCGGGGACGGGACGGGAGGAGCTGGCCGCCGCGTATTTCATCGCCTTCGGACGGAAGCCGGCGGCCCTGCAGCAGAGCGGCGACGGCGCCGCATCGGCGAGACCGGCGGCGACGGCACTCACCGCGCCTCCGGTCAAGGAGCAGAACGACGTGGCGTTTACCGGCGAGCGGCTGATCCTTAACCCGTTCGTCATGGCGAATCTGCCCGACGTGTATGAGGAGCATCTGCGCCGGTACGAGCTTGCCGGTTCGCTCGTGGCCGATCTGCACGTTCTGGATGCCGCCTGCGGAGCCGGTTACGGTTCGCTCATGCTGCGTAACGCGGGGGCGGCGAGCGTGACCGGCATCGACATCGACGCCGCGACAATCGACCGGGCGAAGCTCGACTACAGCCGGGACGGCGTGACGTTCGTGCAGGGTGATGTGCTCCGGCTTCCGTTCCCCGACGGCTTGTTCGATGCCGTCGTATCCTTCGAGACGATCGAGCATATTGCGGACGGCGCGGCCTGGATTCGGGAGGCGGCGCGCGTGCTGAAGGACGACGGCCTGTTTATCGTGTCGACGCCGAACCGGGCCGTGACGAACGCGAGCCTCTATTTCGAAGAACAGCCGGCGAATCCGCATCATATGTTTGAGTACCGGACCAGCGAGTTGGTCGGGGAGCTGCTGCAGGAGTTCCGGATCGAGGAACTGTACGGTCAGAGCTGGTTCGACGACTCGCGGTTTGCGGCGATGCGCTGGCTTCGGGACGCGAACGGACAGCAGCCGGACCGGGAAGCGGGCCGCAGGACGCCCGATACGGGGAGCCGGCCGATTCCGTTCCGGACGTACAAGAGCAGCGAACCGACGTACGTCATCGCCGTCTGTCGCAAGAAGCCACGATCTGTTCGGAGGTGA
- the rfbF gene encoding glucose-1-phosphate cytidylyltransferase — translation MKVVILAGGLGTRISEESHLKPKPMIEIGGRPILWHIMKIYSHYGFDDFVICLGYKGYVVKEYFAHYFLHESDVTFDFTVDGQPLTIYRRPKAERWRVTLVDTGQDTMTGGRLKRIAPYVSGGTFMMTYGDGVADIDLRDLLTFHRRHGKRATLTSVQPGGRFGSLSIDAGQKVRSFVEKPKGDGHWVSGGFFVLEPEALEEIEGDETTFEREPMERLARAGQLMAYKHTGYWQAMDTMRDKALLEEQWKTGQAPWKVWKG, via the coding sequence GTGAAAGTCGTCATTTTGGCCGGGGGACTCGGCACGCGCATCAGCGAAGAGTCGCATCTGAAGCCGAAGCCGATGATCGAAATCGGCGGACGGCCGATCCTTTGGCATATTATGAAAATTTACTCGCACTACGGGTTCGATGACTTCGTCATCTGTCTCGGTTACAAGGGCTATGTCGTCAAAGAATATTTCGCCCACTATTTCCTCCACGAATCGGATGTGACGTTCGATTTCACCGTCGACGGGCAGCCGCTGACGATCTACCGCCGGCCGAAAGCGGAGCGCTGGCGGGTGACGCTCGTCGACACCGGCCAGGATACGATGACCGGCGGACGGCTGAAGCGGATCGCGCCATATGTGAGCGGCGGTACGTTTATGATGACGTACGGAGACGGCGTAGCCGACATCGATCTGCGCGATCTGCTCACGTTCCACCGCCGGCACGGCAAGCGGGCGACGCTCACCTCCGTGCAGCCGGGCGGCCGGTTCGGCTCGCTCTCGATCGACGCGGGGCAGAAGGTCCGAAGCTTCGTCGAGAAGCCGAAGGGCGACGGCCATTGGGTAAGCGGCGGTTTCTTCGTGTTGGAGCCGGAAGCGCTGGAAGAGATCGAAGGGGATGAGACGACCTTCGAGAGAGAACCGATGGAACGGCTGGCGCGGGCAGGCCAACTCATGGCCTACAAACATACCGGCTACTGGCAGGCGATGGACAC